Proteins from one Belonocnema kinseyi isolate 2016_QV_RU_SX_M_011 chromosome 8, B_treatae_v1, whole genome shotgun sequence genomic window:
- the LOC117179172 gene encoding glycine-rich cell wall structural protein-like, protein MKAFIVLACLAVASAYPGHGHGGNFGGHGGAGLSGGLAAGAKTAGSLQGGASSLGSGGLGASYAAGAAQAAGSAGVQQVVSGGVYGGRSDVGPAEGPKANVGPQTGPSDLVGPQEGAKSVGGPRTGPASLVGPAAGPSTLVGPSQGTATLVGPSQATAHLVGPSYGGVAFYAGAGGINGDDGSSGSAAAAAPSGGFGGHGGAGAGAGAGNGGGSGGHDGGYGKW, encoded by the exons ATGAAGGCCTTC ATTGTTCTCGCATGCCTCGCCGTTGCATCGGCTTACCCCGGTCACGGTCACGGAGGTAACTTTGGAGGTCACGGAGGAGCCGGTCTCAGCGGTGGACTCGCCGCTGGTGCTAAAACCGCAGGCTCCCTCCAGGGTGGTGCTTCCAGCTTGGGATCCGGTGGTCTTGGTGCTAGCTATGCTGCTGGAGCAGCTCAAGCTGCTGGATCCGCTGGAGTCCAACAAGTCGTCTCCGGAGGTGTTTATGGTGGAAGATCAGATGTTGGACCAGCAGAAGGACCCAAGGCTAATGTTGGACCCCAGACTGGACCATCAGATCTCGTTGGACCCCAAGAAGGAGCCAAATCCGTTGGAGGACCCCGTACTGGACCAGCTAGCCTTGTTGGACCCGCTGCCGGCCCATCCACCCTCGTAGGACCATCCCAAGGAACTGCCACCCTCGTAGGACCATCCCAGGCTACCGCTCACCTCGTTGGACCCAGCTATGGTGGTGTTGCTTTCTACGCCGGAGCCGGTGGAATCAACGGTGATGACGGTAGCTCTGGCTCGGCCGCTGCTGCTGCTCCCTCAGGTGGTTTTGGAG GTCATGGAGGTGCTGGTGCTGGTGCCGGTGCAGGAAACGGTGGTGGAAGCGGTGGACACGATGGAGGATATGGTAAATGGTAA